GATGAAAATGACGAAAGATATCCGGGGAAAGAGGCAAGATATTCAGGGCTTTTAAAAGGCGAGATTCCCTTAGCGGAATGTTTAAAAGATACTGTGGCAAGAGTTGTTCCCTATTGGGGAAAAGAGGTTGTTCCGCAGATAAAAGCAGGCAAAAAAATCATTATAGCGGCGCACGGCAACAGTTTAAGAGCTTTGGTGAAGTATCTTGATAATATAAGTGACAGCAATATAGTGAATTTGAATATACCTACCGCAATGCCGCTTGTTTATGAACTTGATGAAAATTTAAAAGCTGTTAAGAATTACTATTTAGGCGATCCCGAAGCTGTTAAAAAAGCGATGGAAACGGTAGCAAGTCAGGGTAAAGTTAAAAAGTAACGACGGATTTGAATATATTTTGGATAAGGTGATGATACGTAAGTTTAAACTGTTGTTAAGAAACAATAAAATATTGCTGATAATAGTTTCAATTGTGCTTATTCTTATAGTTCTTTCGATATGGGGACTGAGTAAACTTGAATCTTTTTATAGAATTATGACTATTGCAATGTTGCCGGTTAATCTTTTAGTGTCGTTTACGAACGCTGCTGCTTTTGTTTTTATGTATGTGCTATTTTCTAGAAGTGGTTTTGAGAAATTAAAGAAAAACAAAATTAAGGCCGGAGATATAGCAGTTTCTTTTAAAGAAGTTATCGGTCTTGAAAGCGCAAAGAGAGAAGCGTTTGAAGTTGTTCAGCTTATCAAAGATAGAAAACAGCTTCAGAAAATAGGCGGAAAAATTATTAAAGGCATTCTTTTGATAGGACCTCCGGGATGCGGAAAAACTTTGCTTGCAAAAGCTATTGCAACAGAATGCAAAGTGCCTTTTCTTTCAATGGCAGGCAGCGAATTTGTCGAAGTGTTTGTTGGCGTAGGTGCAAGCAGGGTAAGAAATCTTTTTAAAAAAGCCAGAGAATACGCTTATGCTGAAGGTGCCTGTATAATTTTTATCGATGAGATAGAAGTTATAGGAAGAGGAAGGAGTTTTTCTTATATGGGCGGAGGAGAAGAGACAAACAGTACCCAAAATCAGCTTCTTGTGGAAATGGATGGGCTTGACAACAAGAAAAGCAATGTTATTGTTATAGCGGCGACAAACGCGGATGATAGTGTTTTAGATAAAGCACTGTTGAGGCCAGGACGTTTTGATAGAAAAATTGCCATTACTCTTCCGAATTTAAAAGAAAGAGAGCGGCTGTTTGGTTTTTATTTAAAAAAAGTAAAAGTTGTACCTGAAGTAAAAGTATGCAGGCTTGCAAAAAAAGCTGTATATAAGTCACCTGCCGATATTGAAAATATAATAAAAGAAGCGGCGTTGATCGCTGTGAGAAAGAAGAAAGAAGTTATCGATATAAAAGATTTATCCGAAGCTATGGATAGAATAGATTTGGGTATGGAAACATATATTGATATGACGCCTAAAGAACTTGGGATGACGGCATATCATGAAGCAGGACATGCTGTGGCTATATATTTGATGCATCCTACTGACGATGTATTTAAAGTTACGGTAAAATCCCACCATGGATCGCTTGGTCTTGTCGCTCCGTTTCCTAAAGAGGAACTTCAAATCGAACAGAGGGAAGAATTACTTTCAGATATTATGGTTTCTCTTGCGGGATATGTCGCTGAAAAAATAAAATACAATACAACTACAACCGGAGTTTCTATGGATTTTAGTCACGCTATGACTACGGCAAATAACATGGTATGGAAAGTTGGAATGGGCAATGGCGGCTTTGTCGGCGATTTTTCTGTTATACCGCGGAAAGAGATGTCACAGAGTCTTAAAGAAAAGCTCAATAATGAGACAATATCAATAATAAATTCATGTTATGCTAAAATTGAAGAGTTTTTAAAAACAAATTGGGATGCTGTTGATGCTGTCGCTAAAAAACTTATATCCGAAAAAGAACTGGATTTTGACGAGTTGGAAGAGGTAATGGAGACCGTCGGGAAAAGGAAACCTAAACCGTCCGAGTATAACGCTCTGGTAGGATGTGCAGAATAAAGGATTACAGTTATTGTGAAAATGTTAAAATATATAATATTTTTACTTGTAATTGTTTTTTTCTTTAACGACTGTAGCGTAAGTTATCCAAAAAATTATATTGTGCGGAGTTTAGAAAAACTTGTAAAAAAAGAATGTAACCAAGATTCAAAAGCATATCTTGTCGGTAGGACTTTGTATCTTGATATGGAGTTTGACGAAATTACGTCTGCAGATGATAAAACGGCTTTACAGGCAATACGTAAAATGAACCTTGCGATATTTACCGCGGGAAGGATTGTTTTAAGTAGTGATTCGGACATAAAATATATAGTTGTAACGACTTATGATTCCTATAAAAATCTTGCTTTCAGAATAGCCCATAATATCGATGATATAAAAAATTATTTTTATATGCGTATATCGCATTCTAATTTTAACTCTAGAAAGCTTTTAGAAATAGAAGGACCGCTGACTGCCGCAAATATGATAGAGGATAGACACTGTATAGCAGATCAGGAATATATAGGAAGGCTTATTGTCTCGCAGATAAATATGCTCTCTGCAGCGGATGTAGTTTTAGTGCAAATGCCGCGTCTTCAATATGTTGCTGTAGAAAATGAAACTCTGATTTTTTCGGTTTCTGATATTGTTGACAGCAAAAATATTTATTTAGTTAAAAATATTCTGCTTGAAAAAACTAAAGATTATTCAAAAAAATACAATATATATTTTAAAGGTATAAAAGTTGTTGCATTTGGTGGCGAAGCTCTATTGATAGAGTGATTGTCTTCAAAGTTTATGCCATATTTTATACCGTATGAGGGAAAATGTCAGAAATATTGAAACAGATAGGAATACGAATAAAAGTAATCAGAGGAATATAAAATTTATCGGCGGAAGAATTTGCAAAAAGCATTAATTTAGAGACTGCGGGATATTTAAAATATGAGACAGGCAAGGCTGATATTCCTATAAGCGTGCTTTCTCTGCTATTTCAGTCAAGTACAATATTGGAATAACGGCGCTTCTTACGGGTGACGGAATGCTGTGATAAAGAAAGACAAAGGATTGGTAGAAGAAAAGAATACAAATACGCAGGATTTATGCATAAGAAAACTGAAGTTTTCTTAGTTACGGTGGTAGATCCTTAAAAAAATAAGTCATAACACGCACACTCACATTTGGGGCAAGAATTTAATTATATTTTGGAAGGAACTCTTAAACTTTATTTTTGACTGGAAAGAATATATTTTAGAATCTGGCGATTCAGTCTATTTTGATTCAAAATACAATCATGAAATTTTTGCAGTTAATGGCAAACCTGTAAAGTTTGTAGCCGTAGTTCTTTAGTAGTGTCGTAGTAGGTTGACGGCAGAAACTTGCAGAGTGTGTCGTTGACGAAAGAGACCATGATGGCAACAAATTTAGTCTCTGCTCAACTACGAGTTTGTGAATTTTGTCGTTCCGTATAAAGCAGTTGTTAAAAAATTATTAAAAAGGGGAAATAATGCTGGCGGATAGATATGTAAAAATCGATTATAAGTCGTATGAAGATTTTATAGAAAACTGTAAAATAAACGTTCCCGAAAATTTTAATTTTGCTTTTGATGTGGTTGATGAAACTGCATATATTTCGCCTGATAAAAAAGCAATGGTGTGGTGTAATCCTGAAGGAGAAGAAAAAGTATTTACTTCCAATGATATCAGAAGAGAAAGCAACCGTGTTGCAAACTTTTTAAATCTCTTGGGTTAAAGAAAGGTGATGCTTATGTTAAAAAGGCGTTATGAATATTGGCATTGTGCGGTTATAAGTTGGGTGCTTTGAGATGAGCTCTGCAACACATCTTTTAACTGTAAAAGACGTAAAATATAGGGTAAAAACTGCTAGTATAAATGATTATTGCAGTGGCAGACGAAAGAATTGCTGATGTCATTGACGAGGCAAAAAAATTGAAAACTGTGATTTCTGTAAGCGGATATACGAAAGACTGGGTTGAATATTATAAAGAAATTAAAAAATTTTCTGCCATCTTTGAAAGACCGTCCGGTAACGAAGCAACTAAAGTAAACGATAGTTCTTTATTATATTTTACTTCAGGCACTACTCCTTTGGGTCATATTATTACCGCTAGGTTCTGGCAGAATTTAAATGATGAAAGCTTGCATCTTACGGTAGCCGCCGATAAGCTGCATGGGGAAAGATATACGGATAGTGGTTGTGCGAAGCCTGCATTTTTACTTATGCTTATGAAAGGTTTAGCCCTAACGATTTAATAGAAAAAATATCAAAATACGGAGTTACTTTGTTTTGTGCTCCACCTACGGTTTACAGACGTATAATAAAAAGAGATTTTTTCAAGTTGAAATATGTCGAAACTGCAGGCGAACCGTTAAATCCCGAAGTTTTTTATCAATTTTAAAAAATGACGGGACTTGAGTAAAAGAGGGCTTTGGTCAGATCGAAACAGTTGTTTTTGCAGTAACTTTCCCATGGAGGCAGGTAAAACATGGTTCTCCGAGAAAACCGTCCGCCGGATGCTGTGTTGTGATATTGTCGACGGCGAAGATAATTCCTGCGATCCACAGGACAAGAGGGGTGGCTTATAATAAGAACAGACAAACATAGACCGGCGGGTTTGTTTTCAGGATATTACAGAGATGAAGCGCTGACAAGAAGTTTTTGGAACAACGTCGTATATGATACCGTGGGGAGATGTGGTGTACATGGATGAAGACGGTTATCTTTGGCTTGTCGGACGTTCTGACGACGTTGTAAAAAGCTCAGAATACAGAATCGGACCTTTTGAAGTTGAAAGTGCTTAATGGATCACCCATGTGTGCTTGAATGCGTGGAGTGCCGGGGGTATAAGGAAAGAGGTGCCGTGATAAAAATACTTGCGAAAGGATATAAAGCGTCTCCTGAACTTATAACAGAACTTCAAAATCACGTTAAAAAAGTAACGGCTCCTTATAAATATCCCATAATTATTGAATTTGTAAAAGAAATTTCTAAAACAATAAGTGGGAATATAAAGAGAATAGAAATAAGGGAAAGCGATAAAAAATAGTTAGTTTGTTATCTTGAGGAGAATGAGCAATGAACATAAGAGAGCGCATTTTGGAATTGGCCAAAAAAACAAAAAGTAAAATAATTCTACCTGAGAGTTTTGATATAAGAATTTTAAAAGCCGCGCAAATTCTTACAAAAGATGGCATAGCTTCGGTTATTCTGCTTGCTGAAGATATAAAAGAAGTTGAAAAGATTGCTTCAGCGGTAGGGGTAGATTTAAACGCTGTTGAAATAATTAAAATAGATATAAATCTTCTTAATAAAAAGAAAGTTGAAGAATTTGTTGATGCGAGAATGAAAAAGGGTATGACTTTGCAGGATGCCTCAGATCTTTTAAAAAAACCTTTATACTTTTCAATGATGTATTTAAAAAGCGGAAAATGCGATGCGTGCGTCGCCGGTGCTGTTTATGATACATCAGATGTTTTAAGAGCTAGTATTCAAGTAGCAGGCTTTACCGAATGCACAAAACTGGTTTCTTCGTATTTTCTTATGATACCGCCGGATGGGCATAATATTGCAAAAGAACCCGTATTATTTGCAGATTGTGGCGTAAATCCAGATCCACAGGTTTTGGGTTTAAAAGATATTGCGGTTGCAACGGTAGAGAATTTTAAAAAGCTTTTCCCGGGAAGACAGGTAAATGTCGCAATGCTTTCGTTTTCAACGAAAGGAAGCGCAAATAGCAAAGTCTTATCAAAAGTAATAGAAGCGACAGAACTTGTCAAAAGTCATTTTGCAGGATACAGCGACATAAATGTTGACGGTGAATTTCAATTTGATGCCG
This genomic interval from Candidatus Endomicrobiellum trichonymphae contains the following:
- a CDS encoding phosphotransacetylase, which translates into the protein MNIRERILELAKKTKSKIILPESFDIRILKAAQILTKDGIASVILLAEDIKEVEKIASAVGVDLNAVEIIKIDINLLNKKKVEEFVDARMKKGMTLQDASDLLKKPLYFSMMYLKSGKCDACVAGAVYDTSDVLRASIQVAGFTECTKLVSSYFLMIPPDGHNIAKEPVLFADCGVNPDPQVLGLKDIAVATVENFKKLFPGRQVNVAMLSFSTKGSANSKVLSKVIEATELVKSHFAGYSDINVDGEFQFDAAVVQSVGKKKASGSSVAGNANILIFPDLNAGNIGYKIAERYGGFQALGPIIQGLALPISDLSRGSSVDDICLICAIMLLK
- the gpmA gene encoding 2,3-diphosphoglycerate-dependent phosphoglycerate mutase, whose translation is MYKVVLIRHGESVWNKENKFTGWSDVDLSEKGNEEALKAGKQLKKDGFTFDLAYTSVLKRAIKTLWNVLNTMDLLWTPVVKDWRLNERHYGALQGLNKAETAAKYGEEQVKIWRRSYDIAPMALDENDERYPGKEARYSGLLKGEIPLAECLKDTVARVVPYWGKEVVPQIKAGKKIIIAAHGNSLRALVKYLDNISDSNIVNLNIPTAMPLVYELDENLKAVKNYYLGDPEAVKKAMETVASQGKVKK
- a CDS encoding AAA family ATPase, with the translated sequence MMIRKFKLLLRNNKILLIIVSIVLILIVLSIWGLSKLESFYRIMTIAMLPVNLLVSFTNAAAFVFMYVLFSRSGFEKLKKNKIKAGDIAVSFKEVIGLESAKREAFEVVQLIKDRKQLQKIGGKIIKGILLIGPPGCGKTLLAKAIATECKVPFLSMAGSEFVEVFVGVGASRVRNLFKKAREYAYAEGACIIFIDEIEVIGRGRSFSYMGGGEETNSTQNQLLVEMDGLDNKKSNVIVIAATNADDSVLDKALLRPGRFDRKIAITLPNLKERERLFGFYLKKVKVVPEVKVCRLAKKAVYKSPADIENIIKEAALIAVRKKKEVIDIKDLSEAMDRIDLGMETYIDMTPKELGMTAYHEAGHAVAIYLMHPTDDVFKVTVKSHHGSLGLVAPFPKEELQIEQREELLSDIMVSLAGYVAEKIKYNTTTTGVSMDFSHAMTTANNMVWKVGMGNGGFVGDFSVIPRKEMSQSLKEKLNNETISIINSCYAKIEEFLKTNWDAVDAVAKKLISEKELDFDELEEVMETVGKRKPKPSEYNALVGCAE